Part of the Candidatus Latescibacter sp. genome is shown below.
GCCCGGAGAGATTTTGGATATAATCCCGCCATTACTGTCAGGGAAGGACTGAAAATGTCACTGGCCTGGTATAAGGAGAATTTCGGCGCCCGATGAATAGCAGAAAGATACTGATACTCTTATTTCTGACCTGTTTCGTTTTCGCGACTGCTTTGATGAACTGCAGTAAAAAGGAAGCACCGGTTCTGAGGGCATACGATGCCAAAAATCATACCCTGATTGTTCTCTCCGGAAAGCAGATGAAAACGATCAATTTTTATGAAAAAGCCGATTTTGTCGTTGTCGGCGGCAGTTTAGGCGGTATCGCCGCAGCACTGGCGCTCTGCTCAAACGGCCGCGAGGTAATTCTCGTTGAAGAATCGGACAAGATCGCCGGATGTTTTGCGGTCGAAGATACCCTTTCTTTTGCAGAGGGTGAGTTTGTTGAAAAAACAGGGTCTTCGCGAACCTATCAGATTTTCCGCTCGAAAATCCTTGATTGGTACAAGAAACAATCTCTTTCACCCCCATCCATTGCACCTGAATTCAATCCGGCCCTGGGTAATTTCCGTTTCCGCAATTTTTGTTTCGAAACCGGCGCCGCGCTGGATGTCATCAATGAGATGCTTGAAAAAAACAAAAAAAACGGAAAATTGACTGTATTATACCGTCATAAGATCGCCAGGGTCCTAACGTTTAATAACAGGATAGCTTCTTTTATCGCCATCGACCTGGATAAAAAAGTAGCCGACATGGTCAGCGGCTGGTTTTTCATCGATGCCAGTGTGCAGGGAGACCTTTTGGTCAAAGCAGGTATCGAGACGGTTGCGGGTATGGAAAGCAAATCCGTCACCCATGAGCCGCATGCCCCGGAAAAAGCGGATTCTCTTGTTTCACAGGAATTCTATATCTGCCCTGATTATAAAATAGATGGAAAGAAAAAAATCGGCGATCAGGTATTCGTTTATGATGTTAAAAAGGTCAACTCACCCGGTAATACCGGTGCGTATGAATTTTCAGTGATGACTGAGCCCCGGCGCATCATACCGGAGGCCCGTATAAGTGAAGAGGATATCTCCGCTGAAAATCAGAAAGGGCCGAGAGCCAGATTCGTTAAAGATTCTATAGGCATCGGATATACATTTATCACGGTGAATATGCCGGATGGCCAGCGGGCTTTTATCGAAACCAAACCGTTCCAGATTCCCTTTGGCGCTCTGATTCCGATCAGATTTGAAAATGTACTGGCGGGAAACGGCAATATCGGCGCCACCTATATCGCCTCCAGCGCTTTAAATACTCCTGAAATCGAGTGGGCCATCGGAGAAGCCGCCGGAACAGCAGCCGCACTCATAGGCGGGTATAAGATCACTACCCAAAAATTGCTGTCCGATCCGGATAAATTGCGATTTTTTCAGCGTTATCTGGTGAATAGATTCGGTGCGCCAATATACTGGTATGACGATGTCGGGCCGAACGACCCGGATTTTGAAAAAGGCCAGTTAAAACCGTTTGAAGACCCGGCTTATCATGACTCCGCCCGGACGCTTCACTATCGGCAGAGCAAATAAGGAAGCATTTCCATGGGAAAAGTCAAAGAAACGCCCCCCGCCGCTTTAATCGCCGGTATAACATTCAGTGAAGAAGTCTGGTTACATCAAGGGATGGATGTTCTCAGGGAAGAATTCGGCGCCCTGGAGATGGAAAGCCCGGTTTTTGATTTTTCCATGACCGATTACTACACGAAAGAAATGGGAAAAAACCTCCGAAAGCAGTTTTTCTGTTTCGAGCGCCCCCTGGATTTAGAAATGCTTCCGGAGATCAAACTCCGCACCAATGAGATTGAACTTCGATTTGCCCAAGGAGAAAGCGGGAATGCGGCCCGGAGGGTGAATATCGACCCCGGGTATGTCACCCTTTCCAAACTGGTGCTTGCCACCACGAAGGATTACAGCCACCGTATTTACATCGGAAAAGGAATATATGCGGAAACCACCCTCCGGT
Proteins encoded:
- a CDS encoding FAD-dependent oxidoreductase, whose translation is MNSRKILILLFLTCFVFATALMNCSKKEAPVLRAYDAKNHTLIVLSGKQMKTINFYEKADFVVVGGSLGGIAAALALCSNGREVILVEESDKIAGCFAVEDTLSFAEGEFVEKTGSSRTYQIFRSKILDWYKKQSLSPPSIAPEFNPALGNFRFRNFCFETGAALDVINEMLEKNKKNGKLTVLYRHKIARVLTFNNRIASFIAIDLDKKVADMVSGWFFIDASVQGDLLVKAGIETVAGMESKSVTHEPHAPEKADSLVSQEFYICPDYKIDGKKKIGDQVFVYDVKKVNSPGNTGAYEFSVMTEPRRIIPEARISEEDISAENQKGPRARFVKDSIGIGYTFITVNMPDGQRAFIETKPFQIPFGALIPIRFENVLAGNGNIGATYIASSALNTPEIEWAIGEAAGTAAALIGGYKITTQKLLSDPDKLRFFQRYLVNRFGAPIYWYDDVGPNDPDFEKGQLKPFEDPAYHDSARTLHYRQSK
- a CDS encoding DUF4416 family protein; the protein is MGKVKETPPAALIAGITFSEEVWLHQGMDVLREEFGALEMESPVFDFSMTDYYTKEMGKNLRKQFFCFERPLDLEMLPEIKLRTNEIELRFAQGESGNAARRVNIDPGYVTLSKLVLATTKDYSHRIYIGKGIYAETTLRFLGGTFTPLDITYPDYQTPIAITFFNAVREFVKKKGYIWTPGKE